From the genome of Papaver somniferum cultivar HN1 chromosome 2, ASM357369v1, whole genome shotgun sequence, one region includes:
- the LOC113352725 gene encoding F-box protein At3g56470-like, with protein sequence MPVNVQGRVESMLGKDEENSFLTELEIKTCSRMVVHDENQGENCNVGEVEAASYWDNLDEDIVLVISNHLHGSDSKNFRLVCKANRAIMPKVQATSYLSPWLVFSRDLKYTIYNVVNPMYNDENYAINLYDLTGCTICFQKGGWLLMTRKENLFFYNPFTRETVNIPNMDVGNYSVVSFSSLPTSSDCIVFAMARRNDGIYINCIRKGEAHWIHWSFFNFHNTNIERSMPFLSTAVFHDGDFFCLDDHGTVGRFSTKDNNWKVVKEPDEEFYQGHLVECFGALLLVQLEHCGTPVKISKLNFSEMEWVEV encoded by the coding sequence ATGCCAGTTAATGTGCAGGGAAGAGTGGAAAGTATGTTAGgcaaagatgaagaaaatagctttTTAACGGaactagaaatcaaaacatgttCTAGAATGGTTGTCCACGATGAGAACCAAGGTGAAAATTGCAATGTAGGAGAAGTGGAAGCTGCAAGCTACTGGGATAATCTCGATGAAGACATTGTATTGGTGATATCAAATCATCTTCATGGATCAGATTCTAAGAATTTTCGTTTAGTGTGTAAAGCAAATAGAGCAATAATGCCTAAAGTACAAGCGACATCATATTTATCTCCATGGCTGGTGTTCTCTAGAGACCTCAAGTACACAATCTACAATGTTGTAAACCCGATGTATAATGATGAAAACTATGCCATAAATCTGTATGATCTAACAGGCTGTACAATTTGTTTTCAGAAGGGCGGTTGGCTATTAATGACGCGAAAGGAAAATTTATTTTTCTACAATCCCTTCACACGAGAGACGGTGAATATTCCAAACATGGATGTTGGTAATTATTcagttgtttctttttcttctttgcctACTTCTTCAGATTGCATAGTTTTTGCTATGGCTCGTAGGAACGATGGAATCTATATCAATTGCATTAGAAAGGGAGAAGCACATTGGATACATTGGAGTTTTTTTAACTTTCATAATACTAATATTGAGAGGTCGATGCCATTCCTTAGCACTGCAGTTTTCCACGATGGGGATTTCTTTTGCCTAGATGATCACGGAACTGTGGGACGGTTTTCAACGAAGGATAATAACTGGAAAGTTGTTAAGGAACCGGATGAAGAATTTTATCAAGGTCACTTAGTAGAGTGTTTTGGAGCTCTTTTATTAGTGCAATTAGAACATTGCGGGACGCCGGTTAAGATTTCTAAACTCAATTTCTCTGAGATGGAATGGGTCGAAGTTTGA